A window of Prolixibacter sp. SD074 contains these coding sequences:
- a CDS encoding transposase, whose product MIDYTPQSQLSLNMFKHPFEQGLDKENRWVKLAALIPWDSLAAVYSRKLDAGSGRKSVNIRTVIAALIVKHKLGLDDRGTIEMIQENIYLQYFCGLPCFTTQPVFDASLFVDIRKRLGGDEFEAFNQRIIESSEQIKPHQSRIKRKQQQQKEEATDKDKDKNDGPEKNDNRGTLKVDATVADQEITYPTDLKLLNTSRGNLERIIDLLYLRPADGTKPRTYRRNARKHYLNIAKKKKKTKKQIRRGIRG is encoded by the coding sequence ATGATTGATTACACACCACAAAGCCAATTAAGTTTAAATATGTTCAAGCATCCTTTTGAACAAGGGTTGGACAAGGAGAACCGATGGGTGAAATTAGCCGCATTGATTCCCTGGGATTCACTTGCAGCCGTTTATAGCCGGAAGCTCGATGCGGGCTCGGGGCGTAAAAGTGTCAACATCCGCACGGTGATAGCGGCCTTGATAGTCAAGCACAAGCTTGGCCTGGATGACCGGGGTACCATAGAAATGATACAGGAAAACATTTACCTGCAATACTTTTGCGGGCTGCCGTGTTTTACCACCCAACCGGTTTTTGATGCCAGCCTGTTTGTCGATATCCGCAAAAGATTGGGAGGCGATGAGTTTGAAGCTTTCAACCAACGAATCATCGAATCATCCGAACAAATTAAACCACATCAGTCCCGCATTAAAAGAAAACAACAGCAACAAAAGGAAGAGGCAACGGACAAGGATAAGGACAAAAACGACGGGCCCGAAAAGAATGATAACCGGGGAACACTGAAAGTAGATGCGACTGTGGCCGACCAGGAGATCACCTATCCGACAGATTTGAAACTCTTAAACACCTCCAGGGGAAATCTGGAACGAATCATAGACCTGTTGTACCTTCGCCCGGCAGATGGAACAAAACCAAGAACCTACCGCAGGAATGCCCGCAAGCATTACCTGAACATTGCAAAGAAGAAAAAGAAGACAAAGAAGCAGATTCGCCGGGGAATCAGGGGATAG
- a CDS encoding SusC/RagA family TonB-linked outer membrane protein: MKNLGLLLVILAIGLQSVFAQTREITGTVTSADDGSSIPGVSVSVKGTTMGTITDIDGHFTLRVPQDAKALIFSFVGMKTQEIAISGSKIDVKLEPNVVGVKEVVVTALGIKKDKKALGYSVQAVSKDDIDRTGNSDFATALQGKVAGIDIKPSSGMPGASSQITIRGARSFTGNNAPLYVVDGMPIESTADYSTGNGVTGADISNRAVDINPADIASINVLKGQAAAALYGIRASNGVIIITTKSGADNKIGKPVVNISHNSNISVVSRNPDYQTTYAQGSYGQYVPNQSMSWGPKISALPDDPTYGGNSNGHPGLFYVPQLNTANMDPWVAPKVYNNWKDYYQKAYSTTNNVSVSQATKSGHFAIGLSQTDQTGIALNTGMTRWNGKLSADRTLNKNFKVGFNGNYSKDNIDKLSGANDASLAGVLSAPASYNLKGYPYHVPGDPYTQIYYRSMTFDNPYWIAKNNTFNEKTERFFGNGYVDFNADLASNMRLDVKYQLGTDSYTTHYQDIFGYGSKGKDGNMDNYGVTSATVNSLLTANYNWTINDDLDFTMLLGNEINQTNKKYYDETGTNFNFGGWNHIDNANIVTATESQNKDRTVGFFGSMSLSWKSMLFLNATGRRDIVSSMPRDNRSFFYPSVSLGFVASELSGLKNLSWLSFAKLRASYAEVGQAGSYMQNYYAKPGYYYGGGFWTNAPVQYPIGGIN; this comes from the coding sequence ATGAAAAACTTAGGTTTGCTTCTTGTAATTTTAGCGATTGGTTTGCAGTCAGTTTTTGCGCAGACCAGGGAAATTACAGGAACAGTAACTTCCGCAGATGATGGAAGTTCAATTCCTGGCGTTTCTGTATCGGTAAAGGGTACTACGATGGGTACTATTACCGATATTGATGGCCATTTTACTCTTCGTGTTCCTCAGGATGCGAAAGCTTTAATCTTTTCTTTCGTAGGAATGAAAACACAGGAGATTGCAATTTCAGGTTCGAAAATTGACGTGAAATTGGAGCCCAATGTTGTTGGCGTTAAAGAGGTTGTTGTGACGGCCCTGGGTATTAAAAAAGACAAAAAGGCTTTAGGGTATTCCGTGCAGGCTGTTTCTAAAGATGATATTGATCGTACCGGGAACTCAGATTTTGCTACCGCCTTACAAGGGAAAGTGGCAGGGATCGATATTAAACCTTCCAGTGGTATGCCTGGAGCATCTTCGCAAATTACAATTAGGGGGGCTCGTTCATTTACTGGTAATAACGCTCCTCTTTATGTCGTAGACGGTATGCCTATCGAATCAACCGCGGACTATTCAACTGGTAATGGTGTTACGGGTGCTGACATTTCGAACCGGGCAGTTGACATTAACCCTGCTGATATTGCGAGTATTAACGTTTTGAAAGGTCAGGCGGCGGCTGCACTTTACGGTATTCGCGCATCGAACGGTGTCATAATTATTACGACCAAGAGTGGCGCCGATAATAAAATTGGCAAGCCGGTGGTGAATATTTCTCATAATAGTAATATTTCGGTTGTATCCCGTAATCCAGATTATCAAACGACCTATGCTCAGGGTAGTTATGGTCAGTATGTGCCAAATCAGTCAATGTCATGGGGGCCGAAGATTTCAGCCTTACCGGATGATCCAACTTACGGTGGAAATAGTAATGGACATCCCGGCTTATTTTACGTTCCTCAGTTGAATACAGCTAATATGGATCCATGGGTAGCCCCTAAGGTCTATAATAACTGGAAAGATTATTACCAAAAGGCTTACTCTACAACTAACAACGTTAGTGTAAGTCAGGCCACTAAAAGCGGTCATTTTGCGATAGGGCTCAGTCAAACGGATCAAACGGGTATTGCGTTGAATACTGGTATGACCCGGTGGAATGGCAAACTTAGTGCTGACAGAACATTGAATAAAAATTTTAAGGTCGGCTTCAATGGTAACTATTCAAAAGACAATATTGATAAACTGTCTGGCGCAAATGATGCTTCATTGGCGGGTGTACTTTCAGCTCCGGCAAGTTACAATTTGAAGGGATACCCATACCATGTGCCCGGAGACCCTTATACTCAGATTTACTATCGTTCGATGACTTTTGACAATCCTTACTGGATCGCAAAGAATAATACGTTCAATGAAAAAACTGAGCGTTTCTTTGGAAATGGATATGTCGATTTTAACGCTGACTTAGCCTCCAATATGAGGCTGGATGTTAAATATCAACTTGGAACAGACTCTTATACCACCCATTATCAGGATATTTTCGGCTATGGCAGTAAAGGCAAGGATGGTAACATGGACAATTACGGTGTAACTTCTGCGACCGTTAATTCACTGTTAACAGCAAATTATAATTGGACGATCAACGATGATTTGGATTTCACCATGTTGCTTGGAAATGAAATCAACCAGACCAATAAGAAGTACTATGACGAAACTGGAACTAACTTTAATTTTGGTGGTTGGAATCATATTGATAATGCCAATATTGTAACGGCTACAGAATCACAAAATAAAGACCGGACAGTAGGATTTTTTGGTAGCATGTCATTATCCTGGAAATCGATGTTGTTTTTAAATGCTACGGGACGACGGGATATTGTATCTTCAATGCCGAGAGATAACCGCTCATTCTTTTATCCGTCAGTCTCTTTAGGATTTGTTGCTTCTGAGCTTTCGGGACTAAAAAATTTGTCGTGGTTGAGTTTTGCCAAGCTGCGGGCTTCGTATGCAGAAGTTGGACAAGCCGGTTCTTATATGCAGAATTATTACGCTAAGCCGGGCTACTATTATGGTGGAGGTTTTTGGACAAATGCTCCGGTTCAATATCCTATTGGTGGTATTAATTGA
- a CDS encoding TonB-dependent receptor plug domain-containing protein: MKKLVLLLAFSAFGLLSLMAQTKVITGTVTSADDGSSIPGVSVSVQGTTLGTITDIDGKYRISVPQNATTLVFSFVGMETQEVAISGSVINVNMRSDLVGLDEVLVVAYGTATRESFTGAAAVVDASTLEKRQVSNVTQALTGVTAGVQAASNTGQPGTSAKIRIRGVGSLSASSAPLYVVDGIPYGEDISSISTQDIESVTVLKDAASAALYGARGANGVILNRVC; this comes from the coding sequence ATGAAAAAACTTGTGCTATTACTTGCATTTTCTGCCTTTGGTTTGCTATCTCTGATGGCGCAAACCAAGGTGATTACAGGTACAGTTACCAGTGCCGATGACGGAAGTTCCATTCCGGGAGTTTCTGTTTCAGTCCAAGGTACAACATTGGGAACAATAACGGATATTGATGGGAAATACCGTATTAGTGTACCCCAAAACGCAACAACACTGGTTTTCTCATTCGTGGGAATGGAAACACAGGAAGTGGCGATATCAGGTAGTGTCATTAATGTAAACATGCGTTCTGACTTGGTTGGGTTGGATGAGGTACTGGTTGTAGCTTATGGTACCGCAACCCGGGAGTCATTTACCGGAGCAGCAGCAGTTGTTGACGCTTCAACTCTTGAAAAGAGACAAGTATCAAACGTGACCCAGGCGTTAACAGGAGTTACTGCCGGTGTTCAAGCAGCTAGTAATACTGGACAGCCAGGTACCTCTGCTAAAATCAGAATTCGGGGGGTAGGTTCATTGAGTGCATCTAGTGCTCCTTTATATGTTGTGGACGGGATACCCTATGGTGAAGATATTTCTTCAATTAGTACACAGGATATTGAGTCAGTGACCGTACTGAAGGATGCTGCTTCTGCAGCTCTTTATGGTGCACGTGGTGCCAATGGTGTAATATTAAATAGGGTCTGCTGA
- a CDS encoding SusD/RagB family nutrient-binding outer membrane lipoprotein — MRKIFNISMAMIIGIVVWSCSEDTMDAINKNINAPTDVSSNLIITDAMTSSAFTVTGSDLAFYASCYIEQNVGIYNQMYNAEIRSGDPTNSTTYNNSWSATYNNLYNLKTVIDKCSAGGSEEGNYHTLGVAQVLSAYNLAVLTDMFGDVPWSEALQPGVIFTPKLDSQKDLYDTIFHFLDEGIANLSKESSYPSLGSQDLIYGGDASLWKKFAYGLKARYTMRLSLRNPDYADVIKFADESFTSSSEQCQFNYDGSTTISPFFQFFKDRDYFGASQSLHDKLVARNDPRDTIFFKAYPGTSDLVFAPNGTPDQVQGVYGISAISSATAPTYLMSYHELEFLKAEAYVRLNDLTNAEDALKKAITASFTKVNIGLTAADADDYYTNQVKPKFDANPLSEVMNQKYIASYEEEAMEAYNDYRRLKAMGDNVIQLDNPKDATQFPLRYTYGADDVTTNANVREAYGDGTYVYSENVWWAGGTR, encoded by the coding sequence ATGAGAAAGATATTTAATATAAGCATGGCGATGATCATAGGAATTGTGGTCTGGTCCTGTTCCGAAGATACGATGGATGCTATCAACAAGAACATCAATGCTCCCACTGATGTTTCGTCCAATCTGATTATAACAGATGCAATGACCAGTTCTGCATTTACCGTAACGGGGAGTGATTTGGCCTTTTATGCATCTTGTTATATCGAGCAGAATGTTGGTATTTATAACCAAATGTACAATGCAGAGATACGAAGTGGTGATCCGACCAATTCTACAACTTACAATAATTCATGGTCAGCTACTTATAACAACTTGTATAATCTGAAAACAGTAATTGACAAGTGCTCGGCAGGAGGCTCTGAAGAAGGTAACTATCATACTTTGGGAGTTGCACAGGTTTTGTCTGCATACAATTTGGCTGTCCTTACTGACATGTTTGGAGACGTTCCCTGGAGTGAAGCTTTACAACCAGGTGTCATCTTTACGCCGAAATTAGATAGTCAGAAAGACCTCTATGATACGATTTTTCATTTTCTGGATGAAGGAATTGCGAATCTTAGTAAAGAGAGCAGTTATCCTTCATTAGGTAGTCAGGATTTAATTTATGGTGGTGATGCTTCGCTTTGGAAAAAATTTGCTTACGGTCTGAAGGCTCGTTATACCATGCGTTTGTCACTCAGGAATCCGGACTATGCTGATGTGATTAAGTTTGCAGATGAATCTTTTACGTCTAGCAGCGAGCAATGTCAGTTTAATTACGATGGCAGTACAACGATCAGTCCATTCTTTCAGTTTTTTAAAGACAGGGATTATTTTGGTGCGAGTCAAAGTTTACATGATAAGCTTGTGGCCCGAAATGATCCGCGGGATACAATATTCTTTAAAGCTTATCCTGGAACCAGCGACTTAGTTTTTGCTCCAAATGGAACACCCGACCAGGTACAAGGAGTTTATGGTATTTCTGCAATTAGTAGTGCGACGGCACCGACCTATCTAATGAGTTATCACGAACTTGAGTTTCTGAAAGCTGAGGCTTATGTTCGGTTGAATGACTTGACGAATGCTGAGGATGCATTGAAAAAAGCCATTACCGCTTCATTCACTAAGGTAAACATCGGTCTGACAGCTGCCGATGCGGATGATTATTACACAAATCAGGTGAAACCCAAATTTGATGCGAATCCGTTGTCAGAGGTGATGAATCAGAAATATATAGCAAGCTATGAAGAGGAAGCAATGGAAGCATATAATGATTATCGCCGGTTAAAGGCAATGGGAGATAATGTAATCCAACTAGATAATCCCAAAGATGCGACACAGTTTCCTCTGCGCTATACTTATGGTGCAGACGATGTAACGACGAATGCCAATGTGAGGGAGGCTTATGGCGATGGAACATATGTTTATTCTGAAAATGTATGGTGGGCAGGAGGAACCCGATAA
- a CDS encoding transposase has product MSKVLTKQVQNKISRYFLKLEGQLTKPEARCIREMTTGILKTGTVLVNKIATGICDTISLSQTTKRFRNHYNKKDFFMKLFRGHMNSVKSKICHGDYILFDGSDIQKKYAKMMDGLDYVKDGDKGTIGLGYWLMNVVHFSKDQEMTPLYNKLYSFDHGAKSENKEVLEAMGEVGAIINKDVTTIFDRGMDRPICRDFIIANEGNFNLRLKKTTKLMYKGEEMAVNKISQKVPLFMKLTATRIQKSKKRQLVYECGAIKVQYQIKGKMHDLWLVVTKRANGGYCWLLTRSPKDSIVEVIKEAFTAYGFRWKIEEYHRHIKECYNLEDIQIKTFEGLQSMLAILTIAMSIIYSSLSSLHTRLLLESGVKTLNKERMYELRNFIYYKISTIIKVLLANMTPRAFLPQSDPSPNDGQLSLLLNFEN; this is encoded by the coding sequence ATGTCAAAAGTATTAACAAAACAGGTACAGAACAAGATCAGTCGCTATTTTCTTAAGCTTGAGGGTCAATTAACAAAACCGGAAGCCCGATGTATCAGGGAAATGACCACCGGGATACTCAAGACAGGTACAGTATTGGTCAATAAGATAGCCACAGGCATTTGCGATACGATCTCGTTGAGCCAGACGACCAAGCGCTTTAGGAACCATTATAACAAGAAAGATTTTTTCATGAAGTTATTCCGGGGACATATGAACAGTGTAAAAAGCAAAATCTGTCATGGGGACTACATCCTGTTCGATGGCTCTGATATCCAAAAGAAATATGCCAAGATGATGGATGGGCTGGACTATGTGAAAGATGGCGATAAAGGAACCATTGGCCTTGGGTATTGGCTGATGAATGTTGTCCACTTTAGCAAAGACCAGGAAATGACTCCCCTGTACAATAAGCTTTACAGTTTTGACCATGGCGCAAAAAGTGAAAACAAGGAGGTTCTTGAAGCAATGGGCGAAGTAGGGGCAATCATTAACAAAGATGTCACAACAATATTCGACCGGGGAATGGACCGTCCCATTTGCAGGGATTTCATTATTGCCAATGAAGGCAACTTTAACCTGCGCCTGAAGAAAACCACAAAGCTGATGTACAAAGGCGAAGAAATGGCAGTGAACAAAATAAGCCAGAAAGTGCCGTTGTTCATGAAATTAACGGCTACAAGGATACAGAAAAGCAAGAAGCGCCAGTTGGTCTATGAATGCGGGGCGATAAAGGTCCAGTATCAAATCAAGGGCAAGATGCATGATCTTTGGCTTGTTGTAACCAAAAGGGCCAATGGCGGATATTGCTGGCTACTGACACGTTCTCCAAAAGACAGTATTGTTGAAGTAATCAAAGAAGCATTTACAGCCTATGGTTTTAGGTGGAAAATAGAGGAGTACCACCGACATATCAAGGAATGTTACAACCTGGAAGACATACAAATCAAAACATTCGAAGGCTTACAAAGCATGCTGGCAATACTGACAATAGCCATGAGCATCATATACTCATCGCTTTCATCCCTGCACACAAGGCTGTTGCTTGAAAGTGGGGTAAAAACACTAAACAAAGAACGTATGTACGAACTACGCAATTTTATCTATTACAAAATCAGCACGATAATAAAAGTATTGCTGGCCAATATGACACCAAGGGCTTTCCTTCCTCAATCAGATCCATCTCCTAATGACGGACAGTTAAGCCTTTTACTAAATTTTGAAAACTAA